In Neosynechococcus sphagnicola sy1, one DNA window encodes the following:
- a CDS encoding DUF3110 domain-containing protein has product MRVFVLLFNVRTDNEGIHTIQLGNRNLVLAFEEEDDATRYALLLEAQDFVTPTVEAMEQEEVEEFCVGAGYDFQLVPKGFIPQSDLDRWLIAPPEKNLEKLDWQADAQPQPEVGEPMAASNPDLDRIRRQLEGLL; this is encoded by the coding sequence ATGCGTGTCTTCGTTTTACTATTTAATGTCCGCACCGATAACGAAGGAATTCATACCATTCAACTGGGCAATCGCAACCTGGTTTTGGCATTTGAAGAGGAAGATGATGCCACTCGTTATGCCCTGTTGCTAGAGGCGCAGGATTTTGTCACCCCCACCGTGGAAGCCATGGAGCAGGAAGAGGTGGAGGAGTTTTGTGTTGGGGCTGGTTACGATTTTCAACTGGTGCCCAAGGGCTTCATTCCCCAAAGTGACCTCGATCGCTGGTTAATTGCACCGCCAGAGAAAAATTTAGAGAAGCTGGACTGGCAGGCTGATGCTCAACCTCAACCAGAGGTCGGCGAGCCGATGGCTGCCAGCAACCCAGACTTGGATCGGATTCGGCGGCAACTTGAGGGCTTACTATGA
- the murQ gene encoding N-acetylmuramic acid 6-phosphate etherase — MTQPIQERGHLLTEQVNPLSQNLDQLSSLELVELFNQEDARTISAIAIAKNELAQAIDATAQALRQGGRLFYVGAGTSGRLGVLDAAECPPTFCTPPDLVQGIIAGGAAALIRSSEDLEDRREDGVATIAHHQITERDVVVGITAGGTTPFVHGALQAARQRGATTLFIACVPRDQASIPVDVDIRLVVGPELLAGSTRLKAGTVTKLALNILSTGVMVKLGKVYGNRMVDVAVTNHKLHDRALRMLQDLTELSREQAAQLLESSGRSVKLSLLMHWTGLDRATATQLLTTCQGNLRQAVLSHPSTAAIES; from the coding sequence ATGACCCAGCCCATTCAAGAACGGGGGCATTTGCTCACAGAACAGGTGAACCCCCTCAGCCAAAACTTGGATCAGCTTTCGTCTCTGGAGTTGGTCGAGCTATTCAACCAAGAGGATGCCCGCACCATCAGTGCCATTGCCATTGCCAAGAACGAGTTGGCCCAAGCGATTGATGCCACCGCCCAAGCACTCCGTCAGGGAGGTCGCTTGTTTTATGTAGGTGCAGGCACCAGTGGTCGTCTAGGGGTATTGGATGCTGCAGAGTGTCCCCCTACCTTTTGTACCCCACCGGACTTGGTGCAGGGAATCATTGCCGGGGGCGCAGCAGCGCTCATTCGCAGTTCTGAGGATCTGGAAGATCGGCGAGAAGATGGAGTCGCCACCATCGCCCATCACCAAATTACCGAACGGGATGTCGTCGTTGGGATTACCGCTGGGGGTACGACCCCGTTTGTCCATGGTGCCCTGCAAGCAGCCAGACAACGGGGGGCTACAACCCTGTTTATCGCCTGTGTCCCCCGTGACCAAGCCAGTATTCCCGTGGATGTTGATATTCGCTTGGTGGTCGGGCCAGAGTTACTGGCGGGTTCCACACGCCTCAAAGCTGGAACCGTCACCAAACTCGCCCTGAACATTCTCTCCACCGGGGTGATGGTCAAACTGGGCAAGGTCTACGGCAATCGCATGGTGGATGTTGCCGTTACCAACCACAAGCTGCACGATCGCGCCCTGCGGATGCTGCAAGATCTCACAGAACTGAGTCGAGAACAAGCTGCTCAGTTACTGGAATCCAGTGGCCGCTCGGTAAAACTTTCACTGCTCATGCACTGGACCGGCTTGGATCGGGCCACGGCCACCCAACTCTTGACCACTTGCCAGGGCAATTTACGTCAGGCGGTTCTCAGCCATCCCTCAACCGCAGCCATCGAATCTTAG
- the ileS gene encoding isoleucine--tRNA ligase: MTEPGTYKNTVNLLKTNFDMRANAIKREPELQQFWEEQTIYQQLSQQNPGDPFILHDGPPYANGSLHIGHALNKILKDIINKFQLLQGRKVRYVPGWDCHGLPIELKVLQTLKAEERQQLTPLGLRHKARDFALETVKQQSQDFQRYGIWGDWAHPYLTLTPAYEAAQIGVFGQMVLKGHIYRGLKPVHWSPSSKTALAEAELEYPEGHTSRSIYVAFEVTALPPDLQLPLDPYLGELGVAIWTTTPWTIPANLAVSVNPALVYAVVETGSEFSGKFRYLIVAKDLVEQLSATLETTLTIQATLMGKVLEHVTYRHPLFDRQSPVVIGGDYVTTDSGTGLVHTAPGHGLEDYQVGQRYGLPVFAPVDGDGNFTAEVGVFAGLSVLGSGNTAVVEALQTAGSLLKEAAYVHKYPYDWRTKKPTIFRATEQWFASVSGFRDAALRAIAEVEWIPAQGENRITPMVAERSDWCISRQRSWGVPIPVFYDEETGEPLLTEEIITHVQQLVAEKGSDIWWELTVTDLLPAAYRNNGRSYRKGTDTMDVWFDSGSSWAAVVQQRPELRYPADMYLEGSDQHRGWFQSSLLTSVAVNGCAPYKTVLTHGFALDEQGRKMSKSLGNVLDPKIVINGGKNSKEEPPYGADVLRLWVSSVDYSSDVLIGRSILKQMGDVYRKIRNTARYLLGNLHDFDPAINAVPYVTLPELDRYMLHRLGEVMQEVTSAYQTYEFDRVFQAVQNFCVVDLSNFYLDIAKDRLYISAVDAPRRRSCQTVLQILVENLARAIAPILCHLAEDIWQFLPYSTPHASVFAAGWVQLDPQWQLTENLDFWITLRQMRTEINKVMEQARAEKAIGSSLDAKLLLYVADLDLRTALQTWNPTDNFVRNGVDELRYLLIVSQVELLTTPTPLADLPYHSESDALGIGVVNAQGQKCDRCWNYSPNVGAEASHPLLCDRCVSALAGRF, encoded by the coding sequence GTGACAGAACCCGGCACTTACAAGAACACCGTCAATTTGCTCAAAACCAACTTTGATATGCGGGCCAACGCCATCAAGCGTGAACCCGAATTACAACAGTTCTGGGAAGAGCAAACCATTTATCAACAGCTGTCACAGCAAAATCCCGGAGACCCTTTTATCCTCCACGATGGGCCACCCTACGCCAATGGCTCCCTCCATATTGGTCACGCCCTGAATAAAATTCTCAAAGATATCATCAACAAATTTCAGCTGTTGCAGGGACGCAAGGTGCGTTATGTCCCAGGATGGGACTGTCATGGCCTGCCAATTGAACTCAAGGTGTTACAAACCCTCAAAGCGGAGGAACGGCAGCAGCTCACCCCCTTAGGATTGCGTCACAAAGCCCGTGATTTTGCCCTAGAGACAGTGAAGCAACAGAGCCAGGACTTTCAGCGCTACGGCATTTGGGGAGATTGGGCCCATCCTTACCTCACCCTCACCCCCGCCTATGAGGCCGCCCAAATTGGTGTCTTTGGACAAATGGTGCTCAAAGGGCATATCTATCGCGGCTTGAAGCCTGTTCACTGGAGTCCCAGTTCTAAAACAGCCCTCGCCGAAGCAGAGTTGGAGTATCCAGAAGGGCATACCTCCCGGAGTATCTATGTAGCCTTTGAGGTCACTGCCCTGCCCCCCGATCTGCAACTTCCCCTTGATCCCTACCTGGGGGAGTTGGGAGTTGCGATCTGGACAACCACCCCGTGGACGATCCCAGCGAATCTGGCGGTGAGTGTGAATCCAGCGTTGGTCTATGCCGTCGTCGAAACCGGGTCTGAATTCTCTGGTAAATTCCGCTATCTAATAGTGGCGAAAGATTTGGTGGAGCAACTATCGGCGACCTTAGAGACCACATTGACCATCCAAGCCACCCTCATGGGTAAAGTCCTGGAGCACGTCACCTATCGTCATCCCTTATTTGACCGCCAGAGTCCGGTGGTGATTGGCGGCGACTATGTTACGACGGACTCCGGTACTGGTTTGGTGCATACGGCTCCGGGTCACGGCCTTGAGGACTACCAGGTGGGACAACGCTATGGTCTCCCGGTGTTTGCCCCCGTCGATGGGGATGGTAATTTCACCGCAGAGGTCGGGGTATTCGCGGGCTTAAGTGTTTTAGGCAGTGGCAATACCGCCGTTGTCGAAGCTTTGCAGACGGCGGGGTCGCTGCTGAAAGAAGCAGCCTATGTGCACAAATACCCCTATGACTGGCGCACTAAAAAGCCAACTATCTTTCGGGCCACGGAGCAGTGGTTCGCCTCAGTGTCAGGGTTCCGCGATGCAGCCCTGCGGGCGATCGCCGAGGTGGAGTGGATTCCCGCCCAAGGGGAAAATCGGATCACCCCAATGGTGGCAGAACGCTCGGATTGGTGCATTTCCCGCCAGCGGAGCTGGGGAGTGCCGATCCCCGTGTTCTATGACGAAGAGACTGGGGAGCCGTTGCTGACGGAGGAAATCATTACCCATGTGCAACAACTCGTGGCTGAGAAGGGTTCAGATATCTGGTGGGAATTAACGGTTACCGACCTGTTGCCAGCAGCCTACCGGAACAATGGCCGCAGCTATCGCAAGGGCACGGACACCATGGATGTGTGGTTTGATTCGGGATCGTCTTGGGCTGCGGTGGTACAGCAACGTCCAGAGTTACGCTACCCAGCGGATATGTACCTAGAAGGCTCTGACCAGCATCGGGGTTGGTTTCAGTCAAGTTTGCTCACCAGTGTGGCAGTCAATGGCTGTGCCCCCTACAAAACAGTGCTCACCCACGGCTTTGCCTTGGATGAACAGGGGCGGAAAATGAGTAAATCCCTAGGGAATGTCTTAGACCCCAAAATAGTGATTAACGGTGGCAAGAACTCAAAGGAAGAGCCGCCCTACGGGGCCGATGTACTGCGGCTATGGGTGTCTTCGGTGGACTACAGCTCCGATGTGCTGATTGGTCGGAGTATCCTCAAGCAAATGGGGGATGTCTATCGCAAGATCCGCAATACGGCGCGCTATCTGCTGGGAAATTTGCATGACTTTGATCCGGCCATCAATGCGGTTCCCTATGTGACCCTGCCCGAGTTAGATCGGTATATGTTGCACCGGCTGGGTGAGGTGATGCAGGAGGTAACTTCAGCCTACCAAACTTATGAGTTTGACCGAGTTTTCCAGGCAGTTCAGAATTTTTGTGTCGTTGATCTGTCGAATTTCTATCTGGATATTGCCAAGGATCGCCTTTATATCAGTGCGGTGGATGCCCCCCGTCGGCGCAGTTGTCAGACGGTGTTGCAAATTCTGGTGGAAAATTTAGCCCGGGCGATCGCCCCGATTCTTTGTCATTTGGCGGAAGATATCTGGCAATTTTTGCCCTACTCCACCCCCCATGCCTCGGTGTTTGCAGCGGGTTGGGTGCAGTTAGACCCCCAGTGGCAACTGACTGAAAACCTGGATTTCTGGATCACCCTGCGGCAGATGCGCACCGAGATCAATAAGGTAATGGAGCAGGCACGGGCAGAGAAGGCCATCGGTTCCTCCCTGGATGCCAAGTTGTTGTTGTATGTGGCAGATCTGGATCTAAGGACAGCGCTCCAAACCTGGAACCCGACGGACAACTTTGTCCGCAATGGGGTTGATGAATTGCGCTATTTGCTAATTGTCTCCCAGGTAGAATTGCTAACCACACCAACCCCCCTGGCCGATTTGCCCTACCATTCTGAGTCCGATGCCTTGGGAATTGGGGTTGTGAATGCCCAGGGACAAAAATGCGATCGCTGTTGGAATTATTCGCCCAACGTGGGCGCAGAGGCTAGCCATCCCCTGTTGTGCGATCGCTGTGTTTCAGCCCTGGCGGGGAGGTTCTAA
- a CDS encoding Ycf66 family protein — protein sequence MLAYILALLVGLGSFVLYLSAFFFPEIHRKHDFIWSGVAMFYALVLWVCAGRITGGVLIGQTASVALLGWLGWQTLWLRRQSTPSDQQTPLPDWQMLQSKLAQWSSPEQLSQLPNQAQLLWQRLQTSLKAVLSQRPQVKTQPTIPGDPQGLDSSLKITDSTTPAEGELSTSQPQPAVTKGSPVDATVPKSLEVDPWAEVPEPSEPVTAVVVVKDAKSAIAKAGINLTERIGHWWQIVYDRPLAILQDLWQSTLGSRSKTTESKPVYVRKQFRTSEAEAPETPVSDAQGGEDEWGMTAAVVEEIQDKTEISPDPDISDTPAAITTLETTAEAEGETAETVIAPGEAQDLPEATHEIMTAEIANETETEASAEAETTPVEALTADAEPETETVSDAEPILDAATETTAAIDSTEAAPPVVLTFDSEVSTANESSSAPEVDASTSSTDPEPDH from the coding sequence ATGCTGGCCTATATCCTGGCATTGCTCGTAGGGCTGGGTAGTTTTGTTCTGTATCTGTCTGCCTTTTTCTTCCCGGAAATCCATCGTAAACATGACTTCATCTGGAGTGGAGTCGCTATGTTTTATGCGTTGGTCTTGTGGGTGTGTGCTGGGCGCATTACCGGGGGCGTGCTGATCGGACAAACTGCCAGTGTGGCTTTACTAGGGTGGTTGGGGTGGCAGACCCTCTGGCTCCGGCGGCAGTCAACACCCTCCGATCAACAAACGCCGCTTCCCGACTGGCAAATGTTGCAGTCAAAGCTGGCTCAGTGGAGCAGTCCTGAGCAGCTTTCTCAATTACCCAACCAAGCTCAACTGCTCTGGCAGCGCCTACAAACCTCCCTGAAAGCAGTCCTGAGTCAGCGACCTCAGGTTAAAACTCAGCCAACGATACCTGGCGATCCTCAGGGGCTAGACTCCTCTCTGAAGATCACGGACTCAACCACCCCTGCTGAAGGGGAGCTGTCAACCTCCCAACCGCAGCCAGCGGTCACCAAGGGGAGTCCCGTTGATGCAACTGTGCCTAAATCTTTAGAGGTTGATCCTTGGGCAGAAGTCCCGGAGCCATCGGAGCCTGTGACGGCAGTCGTAGTCGTGAAGGATGCAAAGTCGGCGATCGCCAAAGCTGGGATCAACTTGACTGAGCGGATTGGACACTGGTGGCAAATTGTCTACGATCGACCATTGGCCATTCTCCAGGATCTGTGGCAATCGACCCTCGGTTCACGGAGCAAAACAACAGAAAGTAAACCTGTCTATGTGCGGAAGCAGTTTCGGACATCAGAGGCAGAAGCCCCAGAAACTCCTGTCTCCGACGCTCAAGGGGGTGAGGATGAGTGGGGAATGACGGCAGCAGTGGTTGAGGAGATCCAGGACAAAACTGAGATCTCACCCGACCCAGACATTTCAGACACTCCTGCCGCAATCACGACGCTAGAGACGACTGCTGAGGCTGAAGGAGAAACGGCTGAAACTGTGATTGCTCCTGGAGAAGCTCAGGATCTTCCAGAAGCAACACACGAAATTATGACCGCAGAAATAGCAAATGAGACTGAAACTGAGGCCAGTGCTGAGGCCGAAACTACCCCAGTAGAGGCTCTAACTGCCGATGCCGAGCCAGAAACAGAGACCGTTTCCGATGCAGAGCCAATTCTAGACGCAGCAACTGAGACAACAGCAGCAATAGACTCAACGGAGGCTGCTCCACCCGTAGTACTGACATTTGACAGCGAGGTCAGTACTGCTAACGAGTCATCCTCAGCCCCTGAAGTGGACGCATCTACGAGTTCAACAGACCCAGAACCAGACCACTAG
- a CDS encoding 50S ribosomal protein L11 methyltransferase, with protein sequence MTWMELSLDTTPEAVDWVCTLLATTSYVREVRVRSSIASDGQRGGVEHCPLTEQPIDPAEATPGWAFTICFYLPYDLRVRARVDAIEALLSPLQRTGIATVLEVAIVSEQPEYPVASIPLIHRIGERFVVLAPGVPYPSQQSDEILLRLEASLAFGSGLHPATAVSLQLLERHVVPTMQVLDLGSGTGILSVAIAKLGAQVLALDNDLLAVQATQAAVEQNQVEQQVTARAGSLGCGSRLGHWLGGDILDQAPSVNVTQAFDLIMANILARVHIALADDFKQALRQTHAQGGVLITSGFTTDQEEAVDTALSAAGFASLDREQCREWVALAHRLT encoded by the coding sequence ATGACGTGGATGGAGTTAAGCCTCGACACAACCCCCGAGGCCGTTGATTGGGTTTGTACCCTGTTAGCCACAACCTCCTATGTGAGGGAGGTACGGGTTCGGTCATCCATCGCTAGCGATGGTCAAAGGGGGGGCGTTGAACATTGCCCGTTGACCGAACAACCCATCGATCCTGCTGAGGCCACCCCCGGCTGGGCCTTCACGATTTGCTTCTATCTCCCCTACGACCTGCGGGTGCGGGCCCGTGTGGATGCCATTGAGGCGCTGCTTTCACCCCTACAGCGGACGGGTATTGCCACCGTTCTGGAAGTAGCGATCGTGTCAGAGCAACCCGAGTACCCTGTGGCCTCCATCCCTTTGATCCATCGGATTGGAGAACGGTTTGTGGTGCTGGCTCCCGGTGTTCCCTATCCATCGCAGCAGAGCGACGAAATCCTCCTCAGACTTGAGGCCAGCCTCGCCTTTGGGAGCGGTCTCCATCCGGCGACAGCGGTGAGCCTCCAATTACTAGAGCGGCATGTGGTTCCGACAATGCAAGTCCTCGATCTCGGATCTGGGACAGGAATTCTCAGTGTGGCGATCGCCAAATTAGGCGCGCAGGTTTTAGCCCTGGATAACGATCTGCTGGCAGTGCAAGCAACTCAAGCCGCTGTGGAACAGAATCAGGTGGAGCAGCAGGTAACTGCGAGGGCAGGTAGCTTGGGCTGTGGTAGTCGCTTAGGACATTGGCTGGGGGGTGACATCCTTGATCAAGCACCCAGTGTTAATGTCACCCAAGCCTTTGACCTGATTATGGCCAATATTTTGGCACGGGTTCACATTGCCCTTGCGGATGACTTTAAGCAGGCACTGCGGCAGACCCATGCCCAGGGGGGGGTACTCATTACCAGTGGATTTACCACCGATCAGGAAGAGGCTGTTGATACTGCTTTAAGTGCAGCGGGGTTTGCTTCCCTTGATCGTGAACAATGCCGGGAGTGGGTAGCTTTAGCGCATCGCCTTACCTGA
- a CDS encoding DUF4240 domain-containing protein → MDKVAFWKLMDASRRSAEGDPEAQIDVLREKLDKHSPEELVDFDHIFTEYHSRAYTWDLWGAAYIIGGGCSDDGFMDFRAWLISQGEKVFEAALQDPETLAQVVKEEDGDCQVEGFQYIALELWEQKTNKEPEAFPTHPIQGSQSPLGKEWTEDELESRFPKLSKEFS, encoded by the coding sequence ATGGACAAAGTAGCGTTTTGGAAGTTGATGGATGCCTCGCGTCGCTCGGCGGAGGGTGACCCAGAAGCCCAGATTGACGTGTTGCGAGAGAAGCTCGACAAGCATAGTCCTGAGGAGCTGGTGGACTTTGATCACATATTTACCGAGTACCATAGCCGTGCCTATACCTGGGATCTATGGGGGGCTGCGTACATCATCGGCGGTGGCTGTTCAGACGATGGCTTTATGGACTTCCGCGCCTGGTTAATCTCTCAGGGTGAAAAAGTATTTGAGGCTGCTCTGCAAGACCCCGAAACATTAGCCCAAGTAGTTAAGGAAGAAGATGGTGACTGTCAGGTCGAGGGCTTTCAGTACATAGCCCTTGAACTATGGGAGCAGAAAACCAACAAAGAACCAGAGGCATTTCCGACCCACCCTATCCAAGGTTCGCAGTCGCCCCTCGGGAAGGAGTGGACTGAGGATGAACTTGAATCCAGGTTTCCAAAGCTCAGCAAGGAGTTCAGCTAA
- a CDS encoding peptide ligase PGM1-related protein, translated as MPTSNPEQLDHFRRLQGRLCDRWRHLEAFDSSNTDILVIPSLSLDRRELDKIQGFKHYEERLLFSLIRLRNPRTRLVYVTSEPLHPSVIDYYLQLLPGIPFSHARDRLLLLSTYDGSCKSLSQKILERPRLMERIRQALRPEHSFMICYNSTALERDLSVALNVPLYALDPALLQWGTKGGSRQIFAEANIPHPDGSAAIFDQADLATAAAELWERQPTLQRLVVKLNEGFSGEGNALLDLRSLGEIAPGNVSHCVRVKTLLDRFQHLKFEAKAETWENYSSRIPELGAIVEAFIEGEEKRSPSVQGRITPTGEVEILSTHDQILGGPNGQVYLGCRFPADPAYRLQLQILGEQVGRCLAEKGAIERYGVDFVAVRQRDHLGNDTWDVQAIEINLRKGGTTHPFMTLRFLTNGSYNLSTGSFYSQHGQAKYYVATDNLQKDRYRGLLPNDLMDIIAEYQLHFDTSTESGTVFHLMGCLSEFGKLGLTSIGNSPQQAADLYNQVVNALDAETQPRSHEDARNAPMRWSSEG; from the coding sequence TTGCCTACTTCCAACCCCGAGCAGTTGGATCATTTTCGCAGGTTGCAGGGGCGGCTGTGCGATCGCTGGCGTCACCTGGAAGCCTTTGACAGTAGCAATACCGATATTCTGGTGATCCCATCCCTGAGTCTCGATCGGCGAGAACTCGATAAGATCCAGGGGTTTAAGCACTACGAAGAACGCCTATTGTTCTCGTTGATTCGGCTGCGGAATCCTCGGACTCGCTTGGTTTATGTGACCTCGGAACCCCTGCACCCCAGTGTGATTGACTACTACTTGCAACTACTGCCGGGAATTCCCTTTTCCCATGCCCGAGATCGCCTATTGTTGCTTTCGACCTACGATGGCTCCTGTAAATCCCTGAGTCAGAAGATTCTCGAACGCCCCCGGTTGATGGAGCGCATCCGCCAAGCCCTGCGTCCCGAGCATTCCTTTATGATTTGTTATAACTCCACCGCCCTAGAGCGGGACTTGTCCGTTGCCCTCAATGTTCCCCTCTATGCCCTCGATCCAGCCCTGTTGCAGTGGGGCACCAAGGGAGGCAGTCGCCAGATTTTTGCAGAGGCCAACATCCCCCACCCGGATGGCAGTGCCGCGATTTTTGATCAAGCGGATCTGGCCACCGCCGCCGCCGAACTCTGGGAACGCCAGCCGACCTTGCAGCGCCTAGTGGTGAAGTTGAACGAGGGCTTTTCCGGGGAGGGCAATGCCTTGCTGGACTTAAGATCCCTGGGGGAGATTGCCCCCGGCAACGTCTCTCACTGTGTCCGGGTCAAGACCCTGTTGGATCGTTTTCAGCATCTGAAGTTTGAAGCCAAAGCCGAGACCTGGGAGAATTACAGCAGTCGCATCCCAGAATTGGGGGCGATCGTGGAAGCTTTTATTGAAGGAGAGGAGAAGCGATCGCCCAGTGTTCAGGGGCGGATTACCCCCACGGGTGAAGTTGAAATTCTCTCCACCCATGACCAAATTCTGGGGGGGCCTAACGGACAGGTTTACCTGGGATGTCGCTTCCCGGCAGATCCGGCCTACCGTCTGCAATTACAAATTCTAGGGGAACAGGTGGGACGCTGTCTGGCGGAAAAGGGGGCGATTGAACGCTATGGGGTGGACTTTGTGGCAGTGCGGCAGCGCGATCACCTCGGCAATGACACCTGGGATGTCCAGGCGATCGAAATTAACCTCCGAAAAGGGGGTACCACCCACCCCTTCATGACCCTAAGATTTCTCACCAACGGCAGCTATAACCTATCCACTGGGTCTTTCTATAGCCAGCATGGACAGGCAAAATACTATGTCGCCACGGACAATCTGCAAAAAGACCGTTATCGGGGCTTACTTCCCAATGACTTAATGGACATTATTGCCGAATATCAACTCCACTTCGACACCAGTACCGAGTCTGGCACGGTCTTTCATCTCATGGGTTGCCTATCCGAGTTCGGTAAGCTGGGGCTGACCAGCATTGGCAATTCACCCCAGCAGGCAGCGGATCTTTACAATCAGGTTGTTAATGCCCTGGATGCTGAAACTCAGCCACGGAGCCATGAGGATGCCCGAAATGCGCCCATGCGCTGGAGCAGCGAGGGTTGA
- a CDS encoding CO2 hydration protein, with product MTESLLTPTLSPPKLPPSQHEFADVVHRLEAGGAMLPDSPENLMQVIGIWKAYAVPMDFYWRDLLYIAERVFLDPFPFFKYFLPQDYLDLHNHYAGEDADLRIWRGPATAHPELLAFMKTGETGNLPRLFHHLWHDRINMEFAEECMRAMLWHRGMGGKFDPYLDSDEYKANADRAIRAYFQFNPVMIGLYKLFPDLFLEQCRQMSYYSNLGLFWEVMAPVFFEVSDLYDEGKVTSIPEAMNFLVNGIFAIAGRPIYHHVYIRGQCYEIIPKSKGFTWLYEAALPYVEAVFYRTSPFRGTKSYNAQANEVPREQKDFHYGVLYADKFPVGTAGIPPTLLAQDMLHFLPPYLKAFYQTRCRGEDDILNQIGVTFQRSMYTVTSAVFQALRTALLYPLDDPNPRHLQANRDFFEAQLDRFCRPDYGMRQAARLRQIQGDDYR from the coding sequence ATGACGGAATCGCTGCTCACACCGACCCTTTCTCCCCCCAAACTCCCCCCCTCCCAACACGAATTTGCCGATGTCGTCCATCGCCTGGAAGCAGGGGGGGCTATGCTGCCGGATAGCCCGGAAAACCTGATGCAAGTGATTGGTATCTGGAAAGCCTACGCTGTCCCCATGGATTTTTACTGGCGGGATCTGCTCTATATTGCTGAGCGCGTGTTTCTAGACCCTTTCCCTTTCTTTAAGTACTTCCTGCCCCAAGACTATCTGGATCTCCATAACCACTATGCTGGGGAAGATGCTGACCTGCGGATCTGGCGGGGGCCAGCTACGGCTCACCCGGAACTCCTGGCCTTTATGAAAACGGGAGAAACGGGCAACCTGCCCCGGCTGTTCCACCACCTCTGGCATGACCGGATCAATATGGAGTTTGCTGAAGAATGTATGCGGGCAATGCTCTGGCATCGCGGTATGGGAGGCAAATTTGATCCCTATCTCGATAGCGACGAGTATAAAGCCAACGCTGATCGAGCAATTCGAGCTTATTTCCAGTTCAACCCAGTGATGATAGGGCTTTACAAGCTGTTCCCAGATCTGTTTCTGGAGCAGTGCCGTCAGATGTCCTACTACAGTAATCTGGGCTTGTTTTGGGAGGTCATGGCTCCAGTATTTTTTGAGGTTTCGGATCTCTACGATGAAGGCAAGGTCACCAGCATTCCCGAGGCAATGAATTTTCTGGTCAACGGCATCTTTGCGATCGCTGGTCGCCCGATTTACCACCATGTTTATATCCGGGGTCAATGCTACGAAATCATTCCGAAGTCAAAGGGCTTTACCTGGCTCTATGAAGCAGCCTTACCCTATGTCGAAGCCGTGTTCTACCGCACCTCGCCCTTCCGAGGTACCAAGTCCTATAACGCCCAGGCCAATGAAGTGCCTCGGGAGCAAAAAGACTTCCACTACGGGGTTCTCTACGCCGACAAGTTCCCCGTCGGTACCGCTGGCATTCCCCCGACGCTGCTGGCCCAGGATATGCTGCATTTTCTCCCCCCTTACCTCAAGGCGTTCTACCAAACCCGCTGCCGAGGTGAGGATGATATCCTCAACCAGATTGGCGTCACCTTCCAACGCTCTATGTACACAGTGACATCTGCGGTTTTTCAGGCGCTACGAACGGCGTTGCTGTATCCCCTGGATGACCCGAATCCCCGACACTTACAGGCCAACCGGGATTTTTTTGAAGCCCAACTAGATCGCTTCTGCCGTCCTGACTATGGGATGCGTCAGGCGGCTCGACTCCGTCAAATTCAGGGGGACGATTATCGCTAA
- a CDS encoding proton-conducting transporter membrane subunit — MVPWRRSPKKDIKRMVAYSSIGHMGYILLGTAAMTPLALVGAVSQMVSHGLILALLFYLVGVIESKVGTRELDVLNGLLNPLRGLPLTSALLITAGMASAGIPGMVGFIAEFLVFQGSFSVFPWATLLSVVGTGLTAVYFVILLNRTCFGKLDNTTAYYPRVTGLEHLPALVLTALIMFLGVQPSWLVRWSEPTTNAMVAAVSLDQRSPLALSDPTRTEQ; from the coding sequence ATGGTGCCTTGGCGGCGATCGCCCAAAAAAGATATCAAGCGTATGGTGGCTTATAGCTCCATCGGTCACATGGGCTATATCCTCTTGGGAACCGCAGCGATGACGCCCCTAGCCCTGGTGGGAGCGGTTTCCCAGATGGTGAGCCACGGTTTGATTCTAGCTTTGCTCTTCTACCTGGTGGGGGTCATTGAGTCCAAGGTGGGGACTCGGGAACTGGATGTGCTGAATGGACTGCTGAATCCCCTGCGGGGTTTACCCTTGACCAGCGCCCTGCTGATCACCGCTGGCATGGCCAGTGCGGGAATTCCTGGCATGGTCGGGTTTATCGCTGAGTTCCTTGTGTTTCAAGGCAGTTTTTCTGTGTTCCCTTGGGCCACCCTATTGTCGGTTGTGGGTACGGGTCTGACGGCAGTTTACTTTGTGATCCTGCTGAATCGTACCTGTTTTGGCAAACTGGACAACACCACTGCCTACTACCCCAGAGTCACCGGGTTGGAACATCTGCCCGCATTGGTCTTAACCGCTCTGATCATGTTTCTGGGTGTTCAGCCCAGTTGGTTAGTGCGTTGGAGTGAACCGACGACCAATGCGATGGTCGCGGCTGTTTCCCTGGATCAACGCTCCCCCCTAGCCCTGAGTGATCCAACCAGAACCGAGCAATAA